In Phacochoerus africanus isolate WHEZ1 chromosome 2, ROS_Pafr_v1, whole genome shotgun sequence, one DNA window encodes the following:
- the LOC125119767 gene encoding LOW QUALITY PROTEIN: GRAM domain-containing protein 2A-like (The sequence of the model RefSeq protein was modified relative to this genomic sequence to represent the inferred CDS: deleted 1 base in 1 codon), translated as MSETPSVSCPRPLPELQPLDCDAFSLTLNSRAGLALGGRGSHPGAGQEICPQRAPLPDMGLFLLSSQQMHGKTASLKSTEKPGRVQRPPDSSLHWPEALRDEDIKKCGREGTLLSKYNQQYHKLFKDIPLEEAVLKVCSCALQRDLLLQGRLYISPNWLCFHASLFGKDIKVVIPVVSVQMIKKHKMARLLPNGLAITTITSQKYVFVSLLSRDSVYDMLRRVCTHLQPSSKKSLSVREFPEEPECKSLEVLIPEMKWRKACPVSRSLSVPDNIPCIPQTSMDSTDDFFSSRKPLGSENTVSEEKLEEESRSNGELRHWDYRLLKIFFVLICFLVMSSSYLAFRISQLEQQLCSLNWDGSVPGHR; from the exons ATGAGCGAGACTCCCTCTGTCAGCTGCCCCCGACCCCTGcctgagctgcagcctctggacTGTGATGCCTTCAGCCTCACCCTCAATAGCAGGGCTGGTCTCGCGTTGGGGGGCAGAGGCAGCCACCCTGGGGCTGGCCAGGAAATATGTCCTCAAAGAGCTCCCCTTCCTGATATGGGCCTCTTTCTCCTCAGCAGCCAACAGATGCATGGAAAGACAGCTTCTCTGAAGAGCACAGAGAAACCAGGCAGGGTCCAGAGACCCCCAGACTCCAG TCTGCACTGGCCAGAAGCCTTGAGGGATGAAGACATAAAGAAGTGCGGCCGAGAAGGG ACACTATTGAGTAAATACAACCAGCAATACCACAAGCTGTTTAAGGACATCCCCTTGGAGGAGGCGGTTCTCAAAG TGTGCTCTTGCGCCCTCCAGAGGGACCTCCTTCTCCAGGGCCGGCTCTACATCTCCCCCAACTGGCTCTGCTTCCACGCTAGCCTCTTTGGCAAGGATATCAAG GTGGTCATTCCTGTGGTGTCTGTGCAAATGATC AAAAAACACAAGATGGCGCGGCTCCTTCCCAATGGCCTGGCCATCACTACCATCACTAGCCAGAAG TATGTTTTTGTGTCACTTCTCTCCCGGGACAGTGTATATGACATGCTAAGGAGGGTCTGCACCCACCTACAG ccTTCCAGCAAGAAGAGTCTAAGTGTAAGAGAATTTCCAGAGGAACCCGAGTGCAAATCTCTG GAAGTCCTCATCCCTGAGATGAAGTGGAGAAAAGCATGCCCTGTCTCCAGATCCCTGTCTGTCCCAGACAACATCCCTTGTATCCCTCAGACATCCATGGACTCCACAGATGACTtcttctcctccaggaagcctctggGGTCTG AAAATACTGTCTCTGaggagaagctggaggaggagTCCAGGAGCAATGGGGAGCTGAGGCACTGGGATTACCGGCTCCTGAAGATCTTCTTTGTGCT GATCTGCTTCTTGGTCATGTCCTCATCTTATCTGGCATTCCGCATCTCCCAACTGGAACAGCAGTTATGCTCCCTGAATTGGGATGGCTCAGTCCCCGGGCACAGGTGA